CAAGATCCATCAGGTTGGTGAGTCGGAGACCGGGCGGTGATTCATGAGCGACTGTCCCAGAGATATTGCGCCGGACTGGTATGTCCGCGCCTTTGACGACCTTTACCCTCTTCTCTATGCCCATCGGACGGTCGAAGCGGCGGAGCCGGAAGCAGACTTCGCGGCGGCTCAGTTGAGACTGGCCGGGAACGAGCGCGTATTGGACCTCTGTTGCGGTAACGGCCGGCACATGAAACACTTGCGCCACCGGTGCGCCTCCTTGACGGGTCTGGATTATTCGGAAGCGCTTCTGCGGATTGCCCGCGGTATGGTCGGCCGGGATTGTGCTCTGGTACGGGCGGATATGCGGGCGATTCCGTTCGTGGGCGTTTTCGATGCGGTGACCAATTTCTTCACCTCGTTTGGATATTTTGTTGAGGTCGAGGACAATTTCAAGGTAGTCTTCGGGCTGGCTGGAGCTCTGAAACCTGGCGGCCGGTTTTTCATCGACTATGTGAACAGGGAAAGCGCAATCACTCGCTTGGTTCCTGAGAGCATCCGGAAACATGAGGATTACGAGATTCGTGACCAGCGCTGGATCGATACGGTTAAGAATCGGCTAAACAAGCTTACAACAGTCATTTACAGGGGCGAGGCCATCCGGGAAGTCGAGGAATCCGTTCGGCTTTACAGCCCCAGTGAGTTTGAAGACCTGTTGCGTGAGGGAGGCCTGAAGGTGGAGGCGCTCTACGGGGATTACACAGGGGCCGGGCTTGATTCCGTGACGCCGCGCATGATTGCGGCGGGCCTCAAGGAGTGATACGGTGCGGGACCTCTCCAAAGAGTACCTGAACGAAGCGGCCGACTTGATGCCGTTCTACGCATGTCCCCTATCCGCGTTGTATGCGCGGCTTCCGGGCCCCGTTTCCTGGCCAAAGCCTCTGGTGGAAGAAATGCGGGCCTATAACGAACGCATAGGGACACGCGCGACATTGGACGGAACGGAACTTGTGGTGGTCACCGGACAGCAGCCGGGGTTGTTTACCGGACCCCTGTACACCATTTATAAGGCAATTACGGCTATCAAGTTGGCCCAACAAATCGAAGCGCGTTCGGGCAGGCGGTGCATCCCGGTTTTCTGGGCCGCAAGCGAGGACCACGATTTCGAGGAGGCTGCCACAGCGCATTTTCTCACGAAGAGGGACGAGCCCCTCAGCCTCACGTACAAACCGAAGCAGGACATCACCGACCTTCCCCTGTACCGGGTGCCGGTCGAGGACTCGGTTCACGAGGCAATCGACACTGCCGCCCAGGAGATGCGAAAGTCTGAACTGACGGATAGCGTTACCGCGTTTCTGCACGAGTCCGCCGAACAGTCCCGGACGCTGTGCGAATGGTTTACACGATTGCTTTCCCGGATGTTCAGAGATACCTCTCTGGTCCTATTCGTTCCGCATCTTTCAGCGGCACGAGCGCTTCAGTCCGAGCTGATGGCTGTTGAAATCCAAAACCCCCTTGAATCGACACGCAGGTTGAACGATGCGGGTAACTCATTGGCAAAACTAGGCTTCCAACCCCAAGTCACGAAATCGGACAACATGTGCAACTTCTTTCTGGAAGTCGGAGGGCGGCGCCGCGGAGTTACCTATGAGGACGCCAGGTTCCACGTCCCAGAAGAAGGCATA
This genomic stretch from Candidatus Hydrogenedentota bacterium harbors:
- the bshC gene encoding bacillithiol biosynthesis cysteine-adding enzyme BshC → MRDLSKEYLNEAADLMPFYACPLSALYARLPGPVSWPKPLVEEMRAYNERIGTRATLDGTELVVVTGQQPGLFTGPLYTIYKAITAIKLAQQIEARSGRRCIPVFWAASEDHDFEEAATAHFLTKRDEPLSLTYKPKQDITDLPLYRVPVEDSVHEAIDTAAQEMRKSELTDSVTAFLHESAEQSRTLCEWFTRLLSRMFRDTSLVLFVPHLSAARALQSELMAVEIQNPLESTRRLNDAGNSLAKLGFQPQVTKSDNMCNFFLEVGGRRRGVTYEDARFHVPEEGITYTGDELLALLAQEPGRFSANVALRPVVQQRLFNAVAYVAGPAELGYWGQIKGVFEQFGQSFPAVYPRAQCALVTTRIRKLMEKLSLSPRDLERPLEQLEQKVFRHIAEEPSYGAITVAQKDVRNRFRELLAILEQTDPVAREMTESMGLRVDSEFDRIRDVLTRRDEERVEAVRRQVVRLQQCLVPWRKPQERVYTVFSFMFEHGWGLAARLLKEIDIGSFQLQEVEL
- a CDS encoding class I SAM-dependent methyltransferase, with the translated sequence MSDCPRDIAPDWYVRAFDDLYPLLYAHRTVEAAEPEADFAAAQLRLAGNERVLDLCCGNGRHMKHLRHRCASLTGLDYSEALLRIARGMVGRDCALVRADMRAIPFVGVFDAVTNFFTSFGYFVEVEDNFKVVFGLAGALKPGGRFFIDYVNRESAITRLVPESIRKHEDYEIRDQRWIDTVKNRLNKLTTVIYRGEAIREVEESVRLYSPSEFEDLLREGGLKVEALYGDYTGAGLDSVTPRMIAAGLKE